The Cellulophaga sp. L1A9 genome window below encodes:
- a CDS encoding MATE family efflux transporter, with amino-acid sequence MDQAKRVAKNTGFLYAKMLISMVISLYATRLVLNALGIVDYGIFNLVGGVIAMLSFLNASMTVSSQRYFSVELGKNNSSRLKDIFKSSTYLHLLIGFVVVLILEILGVFIFDGFLNIPSDRITTAKWVYQFMIFSAFFTMNSVPFDAVINSHENMLFDAIVGIFESFLKLGIAIWLIYYDADRLLLYAILVASLTIFIRIVKSVYCIRKYPECKIDFKENLDKPLFNEMLNFASWNLIGSLAGIGRNQGLALILNLFFGAVVNAAYGVANQVAGQLNAFSSMMLKAVNPQIMKSEGASDRFRMLRIAMTSSKLSFLLLALFAIPCIFEMNNILTLWLKEVPEYTVIFCNLILIAAMTNQLTIGLASALQATGKIKLYQTVVGLLLLVNLPIAYFLLKMGFPAYSALISYIAIEALACCFRIMFLKNIAGLSIKHYLDRVLFRIILPVLFSVIACYFITTMVQMSLRFLVTGVVSALVLFTSIYFFGLYKEEKQIVASLVSFVKGKIKN; translated from the coding sequence TTGGATCAAGCAAAACGCGTAGCAAAAAATACTGGATTTTTATATGCCAAGATGTTAATATCTATGGTAATTTCCTTATACGCCACTAGGTTAGTTTTAAATGCTTTGGGGATTGTTGATTATGGTATATTCAATTTGGTTGGTGGCGTAATAGCCATGTTATCTTTTTTGAATGCCTCCATGACAGTGTCTTCACAACGTTATTTTTCAGTAGAGTTGGGTAAAAATAATTCGTCACGATTAAAAGATATTTTTAAATCAAGTACTTATTTGCATCTCCTAATTGGCTTTGTTGTTGTTTTAATCCTTGAAATTTTAGGAGTTTTCATTTTTGACGGATTTTTAAATATTCCATCCGATAGAATTACCACTGCAAAATGGGTATACCAATTTATGATTTTTAGTGCATTTTTTACAATGAATTCAGTGCCCTTTGATGCTGTTATAAATTCTCACGAGAACATGTTATTTGATGCAATTGTAGGTATTTTTGAATCTTTCTTAAAACTTGGCATTGCAATTTGGTTAATTTATTATGATGCGGATAGGCTTTTGCTTTACGCAATATTAGTGGCTAGTCTAACCATCTTTATTCGGATTGTAAAAAGTGTTTATTGTATCAGAAAATATCCAGAATGTAAAATTGATTTTAAAGAGAATTTGGATAAACCTCTATTTAATGAGATGCTGAACTTTGCAAGTTGGAATTTGATCGGTTCTTTAGCTGGTATTGGAAGAAATCAAGGCTTAGCATTGATTTTAAACTTATTTTTTGGGGCAGTTGTTAATGCCGCCTATGGGGTAGCAAATCAAGTGGCAGGACAGTTAAATGCTTTTTCATCTATGATGTTAAAAGCGGTGAACCCACAAATAATGAAGAGCGAAGGTGCAAGTGACCGATTCAGAATGTTACGTATTGCAATGACCTCAAGTAAATTAAGTTTTCTCTTATTAGCACTATTTGCCATACCATGTATTTTCGAGATGAATAATATATTAACCTTATGGCTAAAAGAAGTCCCAGAGTATACTGTTATTTTTTGTAACCTGATTTTAATTGCCGCTATGACAAATCAATTAACAATAGGTCTCGCTTCCGCTTTGCAGGCAACAGGTAAAATAAAACTGTATCAGACAGTGGTTGGTTTATTACTACTTGTGAATTTACCCATAGCCTACTTTCTTTTAAAAATGGGTTTTCCTGCATATTCGGCACTAATAAGTTATATCGCGATTGAGGCTTTAGCTTGTTGTTTTCGAATAATGTTTCTGAAAAATATAGCTGGGTTATCTATAAAGCACTATTTAGACCGGGTCTTATTTCGAATAATATTACCAGTCTTATTTTCAGTGATTGCATGCTATTTTATTACCACAATGGTTCAAATGTCTTTACGTTTTTTGGTTACGGGAGTAGTTTCGGCATTAGTGTTATTTACATCAATATATTTCTTTGGATTGTATAAAGAAGAAAAACAAATTGTGGCTTCATTAGTAAGTTTTGTAAAAGGTAAAATAAAAAATTAA
- a CDS encoding polysaccharide pyruvyl transferase family protein: MKTIGILTLPLHNNFGGILQSYALQSFLTKKGHNVILIDRQYDDNLLLNLKYAIKRLSDKTKFKSKKQKELINANPTQFIHTYMQPKTARITSEKQLKQVIGVTDFDAVIVGSDQVWRLEYSDSIKYNLFLDFIKNPKTKKMSYAASFGVDNWKHPVDVTTKVKTLLKSFDEISVREDSGVMICENVFDVDAIQHVDPTMLLQKEDYITLVEKENEPKSPGDILVYMLDVTGDRQEVISAIEKELHGKAFMANKKSSNLDYDLKDAIYPTITSWLKGFMDAKYVVVDSFHGCVFSILFNKPFVAYGNKERGLTRFTSMLKLFGLEGRLILDKKELTKDLIHAPIDWPAVNTKLAALRSVSEKYLNNVNKDKKTR, translated from the coding sequence ATGAAAACAATAGGTATTTTAACTTTACCGCTTCACAATAATTTTGGAGGAATTCTGCAGTCGTATGCTTTACAGTCTTTTTTGACGAAAAAGGGGCATAACGTTATACTGATAGATAGGCAGTATGATGACAACCTTTTGCTTAATTTAAAATATGCGATCAAGCGACTTAGTGATAAAACTAAGTTTAAGAGTAAGAAACAAAAAGAACTTATTAATGCAAATCCAACTCAATTTATTCATACGTACATGCAACCAAAAACTGCACGAATTACTTCTGAAAAACAACTAAAGCAAGTGATTGGTGTTACTGACTTTGACGCTGTTATCGTGGGTAGTGATCAAGTTTGGCGGTTAGAGTATTCAGATAGTATTAAGTATAATTTATTTCTAGATTTTATTAAAAATCCGAAAACAAAAAAGATGTCTTACGCAGCATCCTTCGGAGTAGATAATTGGAAACATCCCGTAGATGTAACAACGAAGGTAAAGACCTTATTGAAATCATTTGATGAAATTTCGGTAAGAGAAGACTCTGGCGTGATGATTTGTGAAAATGTATTTGATGTTGATGCAATACAACACGTAGACCCTACCATGTTACTTCAAAAGGAAGATTATATTACCCTGGTTGAAAAAGAAAATGAACCAAAAAGTCCTGGCGACATACTAGTTTACATGTTAGACGTAACTGGTGATCGTCAGGAAGTAATTAGTGCTATTGAAAAAGAGCTGCACGGTAAAGCATTCATGGCCAATAAAAAATCTTCTAATTTAGACTATGACCTTAAAGATGCAATATACCCAACAATTACAAGTTGGCTAAAAGGGTTTATGGATGCGAAGTACGTAGTAGTAGATTCGTTTCATGGCTGTGTTTTTTCCATATTGTTTAATAAACCGTTTGTTGCTTATGGTAATAAGGAAAGAGGGTTAACAAGATTTACATCTATGCTGAAATTATTTGGTTTAGAAGGAAGATTAATTTTAGATAAAAAAGAACTTACAAAAGACTTGATTCATGCACCTATAGATTGGCCTGCAGTAAATACTAAGTTAGCAGCGTTGCGCTCAGTATCTGAAAAGTATCTCAATAATGTCAATAAAGACAAGAAAACGCGATAA
- a CDS encoding glycosyltransferase family 2 protein, giving the protein MYKIAVLLTCFNRVDKTLACLENLFASVPDNMVLKVFLVDDGSTDGTGVSVREKFPQVQVIQGTGSLYWNRGMHLAWDTAANTDEFDYYILLNDDTFLYPNALEEVLTCAIEKDNNVVVCAAFCSEETKKFTYGGQTKKGEPVIPNGTIQECHSINGNCLLVPKKVHDSVGNLDPIFPHAIGDFDYGQRAMANGFKLITTKRYLGTCESNDYLPKWCYSNVPFKERLKALYSPLGNSHPKYYFIYIKRHFGLGLALKHMLSIHLRLLIPNLWKQ; this is encoded by the coding sequence ATGTATAAAATAGCGGTATTACTTACCTGTTTTAATAGGGTAGATAAAACCTTGGCTTGTCTGGAGAATTTATTCGCTTCTGTTCCAGATAATATGGTGCTAAAGGTTTTTTTAGTAGACGATGGGTCTACCGATGGAACAGGAGTTAGCGTTCGTGAAAAATTTCCACAAGTACAGGTTATTCAAGGTACAGGCAGTTTGTACTGGAACAGAGGAATGCATTTAGCCTGGGATACGGCAGCGAATACCGATGAATTTGACTATTACATCTTATTAAATGATGACACCTTCTTATATCCAAACGCACTAGAAGAAGTTTTAACGTGTGCGATCGAGAAGGATAATAATGTAGTAGTTTGTGCTGCTTTCTGTAGCGAAGAAACCAAAAAATTCACCTATGGAGGTCAAACGAAAAAAGGGGAGCCCGTAATACCTAATGGCACCATTCAAGAATGCCATAGCATTAATGGTAACTGCTTGTTAGTCCCTAAAAAAGTGCACGATAGTGTCGGCAACTTAGATCCTATTTTTCCGCATGCCATTGGCGATTTTGATTATGGCCAACGCGCTATGGCTAACGGCTTTAAACTAATAACCACTAAACGCTATTTAGGCACTTGTGAAAGTAATGACTATTTACCCAAATGGTGTTACAGCAATGTACCCTTTAAAGAAAGACTTAAAGCCTTGTACTCCCCTTTAGGCAATAGCCACCCTAAATATTATTTTATTTATATAAAAAGACATTTTGGTTTAGGCTTAGCCTTAAAACATATGCTATCTATTCACCTCAGACTTTTAATACCTAATTTATGGAAACAGTAG
- a CDS encoding glycosyltransferase family 4 protein, with amino-acid sequence MRVLHIFNELKFSGAEIMYANAAPLFQARGVEMLALSTGEKVGDFLPRFKTEAIEVHYMKLPINTYNPIFLIRYFIKVYKFIKTYKIDVIHIHRSKHFWFFSLVGYLSGKRVVRTVHNVFKHRSWTWIKGFLERFTASKIFKVKFQTIGKSVYENELNYYKNDSIVVNNWYDSTKFFPIQDEIEKQRYREILEIPKDSFVIISTGGCSHVKNHHDVIKALAILNKNLECIYLHLGQGHTEEEEHSLARELNVFDKIQFLGNRPNVRDYLIASDVYVMPSQFEGLSIAAIEAMASGIPSVLYNAPGLRDLIVNNDNGFLIEPSYEELARAVIKLYEDKKLNALMGKNANKYVEQYFSVEKGVEGIMKLYN; translated from the coding sequence ATGCGTGTACTACACATTTTTAACGAATTAAAATTTTCTGGCGCGGAAATTATGTATGCAAACGCTGCGCCTTTATTTCAGGCTAGAGGTGTGGAAATGCTAGCATTAAGCACAGGTGAGAAAGTTGGTGATTTTCTTCCTAGATTCAAAACTGAAGCTATTGAAGTTCATTATATGAAACTTCCTATTAACACATATAATCCTATATTCTTAATACGTTATTTTATAAAAGTTTATAAATTTATTAAAACCTACAAAATAGATGTAATTCATATACATCGTTCAAAACATTTTTGGTTTTTTTCATTAGTCGGTTATTTATCAGGAAAAAGAGTAGTACGTACCGTACATAATGTTTTTAAGCACAGAAGTTGGACTTGGATTAAAGGGTTCTTAGAAAGATTTACTGCATCTAAAATTTTTAAAGTAAAGTTTCAAACCATAGGAAAAAGTGTTTACGAGAATGAATTAAATTATTATAAAAATGACTCCATAGTTGTTAATAATTGGTATGACAGTACTAAATTTTTTCCCATTCAAGATGAAATAGAAAAACAACGTTACCGCGAAATTTTAGAAATACCCAAAGATTCTTTTGTAATTATTTCAACGGGGGGATGTAGCCATGTAAAGAATCATCATGATGTAATAAAAGCACTGGCTATACTAAATAAAAATCTTGAGTGCATCTATTTGCATTTAGGACAAGGACATACAGAAGAAGAAGAACATAGTTTAGCTAGAGAATTAAATGTATTCGATAAAATTCAATTTTTAGGCAATCGGCCTAACGTTAGAGATTATTTGATAGCCTCAGATGTCTATGTGATGCCCTCACAATTTGAGGGCTTAAGCATCGCGGCTATTGAAGCTATGGCAAGTGGAATACCCTCAGTATTATATAATGCCCCAGGCTTGCGGGACTTAATTGTAAATAATGATAATGGTTTTTTAATTGAACCTAGTTATGAGGAATTAGCAAGAGCAGTAATTAAATTGTACGAGGATAAAAAACTTAACGCACTCATGGGTAAGAATGCCAACAAATATGTTGAACAGTATTTTTCTGTAGAAAAAGGCGTTGAAGGTATTATGAAATTATATAATTAA
- a CDS encoding DapH/DapD/GlmU-related protein has protein sequence MIKTIASVLNKLLLHSRNDWKDIYSGIFLLVRILKEENNTIKITGAKTSKSIFQITGTGNSIISEAELIEESQIVINGQNNSLKIAKGVKLRKANIIIRGSNCHITIGSGTTFGGVRMVNVGTDNLVEIGENCLFSDQIEIWASDTHSIFNEDNQKINKEQPVFIGDNVWVGSRVIILKGIEISDGAIIGMGTIVSRNIPSKTISVGIPNKVIKENVRWTNEY, from the coding sequence ATGATAAAGACTATCGCATCTGTATTAAATAAATTGTTGCTACATTCTAGAAATGATTGGAAAGATATTTATTCTGGTATTTTTTTACTCGTGCGTATTCTTAAAGAGGAAAATAATACCATAAAAATTACTGGCGCTAAAACATCTAAAAGTATATTTCAGATTACAGGCACGGGCAATAGTATAATATCAGAAGCTGAGCTGATTGAAGAATCTCAAATTGTAATCAATGGACAAAATAATTCACTCAAGATTGCTAAAGGTGTAAAATTGCGAAAAGCAAATATTATTATTAGAGGCTCTAATTGTCATATTACAATAGGCAGTGGAACAACTTTTGGCGGTGTTAGAATGGTAAATGTTGGTACTGACAACTTGGTAGAAATAGGAGAAAATTGTTTGTTTTCTGATCAAATTGAAATTTGGGCTAGTGACACTCATAGCATATTTAACGAGGATAATCAAAAAATTAATAAAGAACAACCCGTGTTCATTGGGGATAATGTCTGGGTAGGTAGTCGCGTAATTATTTTGAAAGGGATTGAAATAAGTGATGGCGCCATTATAGGAATGGGAACAATTGTTTCAAGAAACATTCCATCGAAAACTATTTCAGTAGGTATTCCAAATAAAGTGATCAAAGAAAATGTCCGTTGGACCAATGAATACTAA
- a CDS encoding CatB-related O-acetyltransferase: MTFIKKIARLMLFPVGLLKGLFVLANKNARDIQNTKRFSNSKIENGACFNDDVCIGENSRVCENVVINHASIGTFTYINYGSLIQHAEIGNFCSISHGVRIGLGAHPTNLISTSPLFYKVQNAFNYKLIDKDVEFKQNQKITIGHDVWIGAESLIMDGVTIGHGVVVAAGAVVTKNVPAYAIVGGVPAKIIRYRFNNEKINMLLNSEWWNMDLKDIVTFMMANR, translated from the coding sequence ATGACGTTTATTAAAAAAATTGCGCGTTTAATGTTGTTCCCTGTCGGATTGCTGAAGGGCTTATTTGTTTTGGCAAATAAAAATGCTCGAGATATACAAAATACGAAGCGTTTTTCTAATTCTAAGATTGAAAATGGGGCTTGTTTCAATGATGATGTATGTATAGGTGAAAATTCTAGAGTTTGTGAAAATGTAGTTATCAATCATGCCTCGATTGGCACATTTACTTATATTAATTACGGAAGTTTAATACAACACGCAGAAATAGGAAATTTTTGTTCTATTTCGCATGGTGTGCGCATCGGTTTAGGTGCACACCCAACAAATTTAATTTCTACCTCTCCATTGTTTTACAAGGTTCAAAATGCCTTCAATTATAAATTAATTGACAAAGATGTAGAATTTAAACAAAACCAAAAAATCACTATTGGACATGATGTATGGATTGGTGCGGAATCATTAATAATGGATGGAGTAACTATTGGTCATGGAGTGGTAGTAGCCGCAGGTGCAGTAGTCACTAAAAATGTACCAGCTTATGCCATTGTAGGTGGTGTTCCTGCAAAAATTATTCGTTATAGATTCAATAACGAAAAAATAAATATGTTATTAAATTCAGAATGGTGGAACATGGATTTAAAAGACATTGTTACTTTTATGATGGCAAATAGATAA
- a CDS encoding GDP-L-fucose synthase codes for MEKDAKIYIAGHRGLVGSAIIKNLEARGYTNFITRTHKELDLTDSTAVQTFFATEKPEYVFLAAAKVGGIVANNTYRADFIYANLMIQNNVIHQSYVHDVKKLMFLGSTCIYPKNCPQPMKEDYLLTDTLEYTNEPYAIAKIAGIKMCESYNLQYDRNFISVMPTNLYGPNDNFDLEKSHVLPALIRKMHLGKALENQDWNTLRKDLNKLPIEGINGASMDEDIYSILDKYGIQKKGDTVHLEIWGSGKPMREFLWSEDMADACVFLMEERDFKDCYDTKAKEIRNTHINIGTGVDISIKDLAKLVKETIGFKGKLYFNADKPDGTMKKLTDPSKLHGLGWKHKIELQEGVQKVYDWYLKQA; via the coding sequence ATGGAGAAAGACGCAAAAATATACATAGCTGGTCATAGAGGTTTAGTGGGTAGTGCCATTATAAAAAACTTAGAAGCTAGAGGGTATACCAATTTTATTACCCGCACTCATAAAGAATTAGACCTTACAGACAGCACTGCGGTACAAACATTTTTTGCTACAGAAAAACCAGAATATGTGTTTTTGGCTGCTGCTAAAGTTGGTGGTATTGTTGCCAATAATACTTACCGAGCAGATTTCATCTATGCCAACTTAATGATACAGAATAATGTGATTCATCAAAGTTATGTGCACGATGTTAAAAAATTAATGTTTTTAGGGAGTACGTGTATCTACCCAAAAAACTGTCCGCAACCCATGAAAGAGGACTATCTCTTAACAGATACCCTAGAGTACACTAATGAGCCCTATGCTATTGCTAAAATTGCAGGGATTAAAATGTGTGAGAGTTACAACCTGCAGTATGACCGTAACTTTATTTCGGTAATGCCTACCAATTTATACGGTCCTAATGACAATTTCGATTTAGAGAAATCGCATGTATTACCAGCATTAATTCGTAAAATGCATTTGGGTAAAGCTTTAGAAAATCAAGATTGGAATACGCTACGCAAAGATTTAAACAAGCTTCCTATTGAAGGAATCAATGGGGCGTCTATGGATGAAGACATCTACTCTATCCTAGATAAATACGGCATTCAGAAAAAAGGAGACACTGTACATTTAGAAATTTGGGGTTCTGGTAAACCTATGCGCGAATTTCTATGGAGTGAAGATATGGCAGATGCTTGTGTGTTCTTAATGGAAGAACGCGATTTTAAAGATTGTTACGATACAAAAGCCAAAGAGATTAGAAATACTCATATTAATATTGGTACAGGGGTAGATATTTCTATCAAAGATTTAGCAAAATTAGTTAAAGAGACTATTGGGTTTAAAGGGAAATTATATTTCAATGCGGATAAACCTGATGGAACCATGAAAAAATTAACCGATCCGTCTAAACTTCACGGCTTAGGATGGAAACATAAGATAGAATTGCAAGAAGGTGTGCAAAAAGTGTATGACTGGTACTTGAAGCAAGCATAA
- a CDS encoding glycosyltransferase family 4 protein — translation MVNKKVILSAYSCDPSKGSEPGNGFNWADQLSKYGHQVYCITTSKGKEAIEEARKNNPNLEVAYVDLPFGLDKMYYWTQLGMYMHYLTWQWLAYRHAKQAHKKMNFDLTHHVTWGSLQQGSFMYKLPIPFIFGPAGGGQKAPEAFKHYFNQHWTTEIKREKISVLLQKLNPACKAMIRRAKIVLATNLDTLNMAKAMGAKNVEHILDAALPSTFFEDTEMPTRNNKTELKLLWVGRFLPRKGILLVLEVMNELKKHPNITLTVVGDGEMRDAFLTKCKEYELENQINWVGKVPFAQVKSYYASHDAFFFTSLRDSSPAQLIEAMAFGLPIITLDLHGQSLMVNSDKGIKVSVQKPEKTIEELTNFIVKLDHNRDELLRLSENAYLYAKDQTWPKKIKLVSERFYQ, via the coding sequence ATGGTAAATAAGAAAGTTATTTTGTCTGCATACTCCTGTGATCCTTCAAAAGGGTCTGAACCTGGTAATGGTTTTAATTGGGCAGATCAATTGAGTAAATATGGGCATCAGGTTTATTGCATTACCACAAGTAAGGGTAAAGAAGCCATAGAAGAAGCGAGGAAAAACAATCCTAACTTAGAGGTTGCCTATGTTGATTTGCCTTTCGGCTTAGATAAAATGTACTACTGGACCCAACTGGGCATGTACATGCATTATTTAACATGGCAATGGTTGGCGTACAGACATGCGAAACAGGCCCATAAAAAAATGAATTTTGATTTAACACATCATGTCACTTGGGGAAGTTTACAACAAGGTTCGTTTATGTACAAATTACCGATACCATTTATTTTTGGCCCCGCTGGTGGGGGTCAAAAAGCTCCTGAGGCCTTTAAACATTATTTTAATCAACACTGGACTACTGAAATAAAAAGAGAAAAAATAAGTGTATTACTACAAAAATTGAACCCTGCGTGTAAAGCGATGATAAGGCGAGCCAAAATTGTGTTGGCTACCAATTTAGATACATTGAATATGGCCAAGGCTATGGGTGCTAAAAATGTTGAACACATTTTAGATGCTGCTTTACCAAGTACATTTTTCGAAGACACGGAAATGCCAACTAGGAATAATAAAACAGAATTAAAGTTACTTTGGGTTGGTCGTTTTTTACCTCGCAAAGGTATTTTATTAGTACTTGAAGTAATGAATGAGCTTAAAAAACATCCGAATATCACCTTGACCGTTGTAGGCGATGGAGAAATGAGAGACGCATTTTTAACTAAGTGCAAAGAGTATGAATTAGAGAATCAAATAAATTGGGTAGGTAAAGTACCTTTTGCTCAGGTAAAATCTTACTACGCAAGTCATGACGCCTTTTTCTTTACTTCATTGCGAGATTCTTCGCCAGCTCAACTCATTGAAGCCATGGCATTTGGCTTGCCTATAATTACCTTAGACCTTCATGGACAAAGTTTAATGGTAAATTCTGACAAGGGTATTAAGGTAAGTGTTCAAAAACCAGAAAAAACTATTGAAGAATTAACCAACTTCATAGTTAAACTAGATCACAATAGAGATGAATTATTAAGATTGTCTGAAAATGCTTATTTATACGCAAAAGACCAGACATGGCCAAAGAAAATAAAACTTGTCTCCGAACGGTTTTACCAATGA
- a CDS encoding acyltransferase family protein encodes MKDRNYGIDILKFIAAIMITNSHYIPLYENHNISFATLGVHGNALFFFVSGFFLTNIENKDGKYVRFDYWIKKKIIRLWPTLIVFFVFANLIFAKNINWYDFLLAGEYWFVRCFIISFSIIYFIIKYFKKYTKQILAITIILTAILILILPKQNGSIYHSFHYICYFSSMMLGVNISLYKERIITKNLFVDFILCAVSFLMYFVIMIFGKGKTDNWYYIQLLAALPLLSFLYYSYKVVSYKWCSKLASYKIWPFIFFVSSLTYEIYIVQFSVITDAYNKWYPLNTIIVFGLILSVAYILRVLTNIFLQLFSSKDWNFKQLIRL; translated from the coding sequence ATGAAAGACCGTAATTATGGTATTGATATTTTAAAATTTATTGCGGCAATAATGATAACTAACAGCCATTATATACCGCTTTATGAGAATCACAACATTAGTTTTGCAACATTGGGTGTTCATGGCAACGCGTTATTCTTTTTTGTTTCTGGGTTTTTCTTAACAAACATTGAGAATAAAGACGGTAAATACGTGAGGTTTGATTATTGGATTAAGAAAAAAATAATACGGTTATGGCCTACACTTATAGTCTTTTTTGTCTTTGCTAACTTAATATTTGCTAAAAATATTAATTGGTATGATTTTTTGTTGGCAGGTGAATATTGGTTTGTTAGATGCTTTATTATTAGTTTTTCAATAATATATTTTATAATTAAATATTTTAAAAAATACACAAAACAGATTTTAGCAATTACTATTATACTCACCGCAATTTTAATTTTAATATTACCCAAACAAAACGGGAGTATTTATCATTCATTCCACTATATCTGTTATTTCAGTTCAATGATGTTAGGAGTCAATATAAGCCTGTATAAAGAAAGGATAATTACTAAAAACTTGTTTGTTGATTTTATACTTTGCGCGGTATCTTTTCTTATGTATTTTGTTATAATGATTTTTGGAAAAGGAAAAACAGATAATTGGTATTACATACAATTACTTGCTGCACTTCCGCTATTGTCTTTTCTTTATTATTCTTACAAAGTTGTAAGCTATAAATGGTGTAGTAAATTAGCCAGCTATAAAATCTGGCCGTTTATATTTTTCGTATCCTCTTTAACGTATGAAATTTACATTGTGCAATTTAGTGTGATTACTGATGCCTATAATAAATGGTATCCGTTAAATACCATAATTGTTTTTGGGCTCATACTTTCTGTAGCCTATATTTTAAGAGTTTTAACAAATATATTTTTACAATTGTTTTCAAGTAAAGATTGGAATTTTAAACAATTGATTCGTTTATAA
- a CDS encoding glycosyltransferase family A protein: MISVVIPLYNKAHTITRTLSTVLEQTFSEFEIVIINDGSTDKGTDVISNYTNDKRVRIIDQVNQGVSVARNQGVLHAKYEYIAFLDGDDEWLPTYLETMYAAITEFPNAGFICCAGKVRSGGRDYLRLADKYSDQIVEIDFFQNPHVFLHSSATVVTKTIFNTTSGFPVGMKQNEDYALFFLLGLLSTVVYCGYPLSIYVGDVQGQATTATFEEVMSDIIKRYNLVFKAYNSQSKSNKSFVIFMKYELRHTFLILINQNKYNLLQKFIDGLDQGIITQFSGLERYFFKNEYLKPLAKALIYSSKLRWRLRKYPRIKY; encoded by the coding sequence ATGATCAGTGTCGTAATTCCACTATATAATAAAGCACATACCATAACAAGAACCTTGTCAACGGTACTTGAACAAACTTTTTCTGAATTCGAAATTGTTATTATTAATGACGGTAGTACTGACAAGGGTACTGATGTAATATCGAATTACACTAATGATAAGCGTGTACGCATAATAGATCAAGTAAATCAAGGGGTAAGTGTTGCCCGTAATCAAGGGGTTTTACATGCTAAATATGAATATATTGCTTTCTTAGATGGTGATGATGAGTGGTTGCCCACTTATTTAGAAACCATGTATGCTGCAATTACTGAATTTCCCAATGCCGGTTTTATTTGTTGTGCGGGTAAAGTGAGATCTGGTGGTAGAGATTATCTTAGATTAGCTGATAAATATAGTGATCAAATAGTTGAAATAGATTTTTTTCAAAATCCACATGTATTTTTGCACTCGAGTGCTACCGTGGTAACTAAAACTATTTTTAATACTACTTCTGGTTTTCCAGTAGGGATGAAACAGAATGAAGATTATGCGCTTTTTTTCTTGTTAGGTTTATTAAGCACGGTTGTTTACTGTGGTTATCCCTTGAGTATTTATGTTGGTGATGTGCAAGGGCAGGCTACTACTGCCACCTTTGAAGAGGTAATGTCTGATATCATAAAACGATATAATTTAGTTTTCAAAGCGTACAATAGTCAAAGTAAAAGTAATAAGAGTTTTGTAATCTTTATGAAATATGAATTAAGACACACCTTTTTAATACTTATCAATCAAAATAAATATAATTTATTACAGAAATTTATTGATGGTTTAGATCAAGGAATAATTACTCAATTTTCTGGTTTAGAGAGATATTTTTTTAAAAACGAATATTTAAAACCTTTAGCTAAAGCACTAATTTATAGTAGTAAATTAAGATGGCGTTTAAGAAAATATCCAAGAATCAAATATTAA